Part of the Candidatus Moraniibacteriota bacterium genome is shown below.
TCTTTCATAGTAGATACTCCCCAATTAAAAGCTGAGAGATTTTGAGGTGGACTATGTATCAGTTCGCCTTTTTCTTTGGGAGAAATGAAAGGAAAGAGGCGAAGTCCTCTTGGGTGAGTACGCCAAGGAAAGAAAGTATTGCAAGGTAGCCGATGCTGAGGATAGTGGCGGGTATGAGAAACGCGATGGAGGATGATGGGAAAAACTGTGTTGCAAAGAAAAGCAATACGCTTCCTATGAGGATGCGGATACTCTGAGAAATATTCACGGGCGTGCGGATATACACTTGCATAAATGCAAGTGTCGCGAGGGTGATAAGTATAGAACTAATCGTCGTCGACCAGGCGGACCCAATGATGCCAAAGCGCGGAACAAAGAGAAAGTTAAGTGTTGCATTGAGTATGGTGCCGGCAATCGCCATCCACATGGCGAGCCGGGTATGTCCGAGTCCCATGAGTCCGGAGGAGACGATATAGAAGACGGTGAGGAATGAGAGTCCGCCAACGAGAATACGGAAGGCGTCTATTGCTCCCGTATATTTCGTGCCAAAGAAAAGGGTGAGGGTCGGCTCGGCATAGGCAAAGAGGAGGATGAAGAGTGGGATGAGTATGATGCTCGCATAGCGGAGTGATTGCGACATGAGGCGAGACACTTTTTCTGGATTGCCATCGCTTTTGAGTTTGGCGAGTGCAGGGAGGAGAACGATAGAGAGCGCGTAGAAGAGGTAGTAGGGGAGTCGCCCAAGGGTGAGTGCGGCATTGTAGAGACCGGTTTGCACGTCGTCATGGAGGAGCGCCTTCACGAGGTAGAGATCGATAGAGATGAAAATTTCGTAGAAAAGCAGAAAGAGCGTAATGGGCCAGGCGGAGGAGAGGAGGAGTCGCCAGGGAAATGTTTGCTCCGGTGCATCGTTTCCAATTTCTTTGAATGAGTCGGATGACTTTTTGTCGAGATAGAGTCCGAGGAGAAAGGTGCAGAGCGGGACGAGTATATACCCAGCAAGAGCGCCATATATGCCAAAGGCAAAAACAAGGGAGACAATGAGTATGATGCGGAGTAGTGCGCGCGTCATTTTGAGAGTGGCCTGGGTGCGGAAGCGGTGAATGCCGGTGAAGTAGTAGAAATAGAATGATGAGGCGGCGAATGCGGGAATGATGAGCGCTGAAAATGCAAAGAGTGGCGTGAGTGAGGAATCTCCCAAGAGGCGCGCAATGAGTGGCGAGATGAGGAAGAAGACAATAGTGACGCCTCCAATAAGAAAAAACTGGAGTCGCGCGCCTGTTTGTTTGATGATGCCAATCATGCGGGGCGACTTTTCGAAGTACTCACTCAAATAGCGCGACATGGCAGTTGGGATGCCGTTTCCGATGAGGATGATGACGGTGGTCGTGAGAGTAACAACGAGGGCGTATCGCCCGTAGTCCGCGGGTCCCAAAATACGCCCGGCGACCGCGTGAATCACATAGCCAGAAATATTAAAGAGCACTTCAGCAATCGTGAGCCAGATGAGTGATTTCGAGAGAGAGGTTGACATAGATATCATTTTATTGTAGCTTTCTGGTAGTTATTTAAACCTATCCAACTATTCTACAGGAGGAATATCATGACGAGAGAAAGTATTGAGAGAGTGTGGAGCTTCGTTTCTCGGAACAAGGAAAATCTCGAGAGACTGAGAGATATTTTGTTGGTGTCAGTGATGTCTCTTCTGTTTGTGAGTTTTCTTACTAGAAATGTCTTGATTTCTATTGTTTGCACCGCACTTTCTTTTTTGCTTGTCGCAACTTCTGTTCTCATTCTGCAAATCCGTCAAAGCAGAAACGTCTCGATCAGTGAGAACTAACATCTGATGTCCAACGCGAGGAGCTGAAATGAAATCAATATTCTTTTTACTGATTTCCCTGTTGTCATTTTTTGGCTTCTGGATTGTGGCAATCATTGGGTTGCTGCTGATTCTGCTTCCTCTGTGGTTATTAATTGCTCCTTTCTGGGGCGGGGAGGAATGGATTCGGAGACGCATAATCAATCTTTCGAGCTCTGAAATTTAAGGATAGACTTGGCAATAAATATCCTGGGAAACAGAGTCTTTGTTTTGGCTGGCATCAATTTCAATAAGATG
Proteins encoded:
- a CDS encoding flippase, with the translated sequence MSTSLSKSLIWLTIAEVLFNISGYVIHAVAGRILGPADYGRYALVVTLTTTVIILIGNGIPTAMSRYLSEYFEKSPRMIGIIKQTGARLQFFLIGGVTIVFFLISPLIARLLGDSSLTPLFAFSALIIPAFAASSFYFYYFTGIHRFRTQATLKMTRALLRIILIVSLVFAFGIYGALAGYILVPLCTFLLGLYLDKKSSDSFKEIGNDAPEQTFPWRLLLSSAWPITLFLLFYEIFISIDLYLVKALLHDDVQTGLYNAALTLGRLPYYLFYALSIVLLPALAKLKSDGNPEKVSRLMSQSLRYASIILIPLFILLFAYAEPTLTLFFGTKYTGAIDAFRILVGGLSFLTVFYIVSSGLMGLGHTRLAMWMAIAGTILNATLNFLFVPRFGIIGSAWSTTISSILITLATLAFMQVYIRTPVNISQSIRILIGSVLLFFATQFFPSSSIAFLIPATILSIGYLAILSFLGVLTQEDFASFLSFLPKKKAN